The following proteins are encoded in a genomic region of Serinus canaria isolate serCan28SL12 chromosome 13, serCan2020, whole genome shotgun sequence:
- the LOC103817381 gene encoding ovomucoid — MKVTLVLLAVAALCLAFSTADAATENEVDCSEYKKLERGRPIYCERLYQPFCGSDGKTYNNKCSFCKAVLKSGGTLRVKQAGAC; from the exons ATGAAGGTCACCCTGGTGCtcctggcagtggcagctctgtgcctggcaT tttccACTGCAGATGCTGCCACAGAGAATGAG GTGGACTGCAGTGAGTACAAGAagctggagagagggaggcCCATTTACTGTGAGAGGCTCTACCAACCCTTCTGTGGCTCTGATGGCAAAACCTACAACAACAAATGCTCCTTctgcaaggctgtgct gaagagcGGAGGGACCCTGCGTGTGAAGCAGGCAGGAGCGTGCTGA